A single Filimonas effusa DNA region contains:
- a CDS encoding transketolase: MTSTKMLSESELEEIAKQVRRDIIRMVHGCQSGHPGGSLGCTDFMVALYFKIMKHDPAFHMDGTGEDLFFLSNGHISPVFYAVLARSGYFDVSELATFRQLNSRVQGHPTTHEGLPGVRMSSGSLGQGLSVAIGAALTKKRKGDQSLVFSLHGDGELQEGQIWEAALFAPAKKVDNLIVTIDVNGQQIDGSTEQVLSLGDLHAKWVAFGWDVLKMDGNKMSEVMATLELAKSRAHNGKPIVILMKTNMGHGVSFMTGSHKWHGAAPNDEQQKQALSELTSTLADY; this comes from the coding sequence ATGACTTCTACAAAAATGTTGAGTGAATCTGAGCTGGAAGAGATAGCGAAGCAGGTTCGCCGCGATATTATTCGCATGGTACATGGATGCCAGTCGGGGCACCCGGGCGGCTCCCTGGGGTGTACAGACTTTATGGTGGCACTCTATTTCAAGATCATGAAGCATGATCCTGCCTTTCATATGGATGGTACGGGCGAAGATCTTTTCTTTCTTTCCAATGGCCATATTTCGCCGGTATTTTATGCAGTACTGGCACGCAGCGGTTATTTCGATGTAAGTGAGTTAGCCACTTTCCGGCAATTAAATTCCCGTGTACAGGGACATCCTACCACACATGAAGGACTGCCTGGCGTACGTATGTCATCCGGCTCCCTGGGCCAGGGACTTTCGGTAGCGATAGGTGCTGCCTTAACCAAAAAGCGCAAGGGAGACCAGTCGCTGGTATTTAGTCTGCATGGCGATGGCGAGCTACAGGAAGGTCAGATATGGGAAGCGGCCTTGTTTGCTCCTGCCAAAAAGGTAGATAACCTGATTGTCACTATCGATGTCAATGGTCAGCAGATAGATGGTTCAACGGAACAGGTATTATCGCTTGGTGATTTACATGCCAAATGGGTAGCCTTTGGATGGGATGTATTAAAAATGGACGGGAACAAAATGAGCGAAGTTATGGCCACGCTTGAGCTTGCCAAATCCCGTGCGCACAATGGCAAACCTATAGTTATACTCATGAAAACCAATATGGGACACGGCGTGAGCTTTATGACAGGATCGCACAAATGGCATGGCGCCGCTCCTAATGACGAGCAGCAAAAGCAGGCGCTATCGGAACTCACCAGCACCCTGGCTGATTACTAG
- a CDS encoding glycosyl hydrolase family 8, translating into MQLIRILIISCLLPIISLAQQNRNLFREAGYSNAAIEDKLAKTYHALFESDQRIYFEVGDSMAYVSDIKNHDARTEGLSYGMMVAVQMDKKDVFDRIWRWSKKYLQHQDGPRKGYFAWSINPATMKKNSEGSASDGELYYITSLLFAANKWGNNTGIHYYNEARFILDEMWKKDGTGNIYNLINTEHKQITFVPEGNNYNWTDPSYHLPAFMEVWAIYAKDGHEQFYRDCADTSRAFLKRTCDPVTGLNPDYADFSGAAHSTPWMPAAFRYDSWRVPMNIAMDYCWFGKDKQWQESYAKRLQAFLRLKGIDSFEDQFNLDGSRPNFILPAGTVTKLRHSIGLVATVATTSLLNNDKGSLDFVHQLWNAKLEPYDDGYFDPYYDGLLYLFSLLHLSGRYQMIPASL; encoded by the coding sequence ATGCAACTAATACGCATACTCATTATTAGCTGTTTACTACCAATAATAAGCCTGGCGCAGCAAAACCGCAACCTGTTCAGAGAAGCCGGATATAGTAATGCGGCGATAGAAGATAAACTCGCCAAAACTTATCATGCCCTTTTCGAAAGCGACCAGCGTATCTACTTTGAAGTAGGAGATTCTATGGCCTATGTGTCGGACATAAAAAACCACGACGCCCGGACAGAAGGCCTCTCCTATGGCATGATGGTAGCTGTACAAATGGATAAAAAAGACGTATTCGACCGTATCTGGCGTTGGTCGAAAAAATACCTGCAGCACCAGGATGGTCCCCGTAAGGGTTATTTTGCCTGGAGCATTAACCCGGCTACTATGAAAAAGAATTCAGAAGGCTCTGCTTCTGACGGTGAACTTTATTATATCACGAGCTTATTATTTGCCGCCAACAAATGGGGAAACAATACTGGCATACATTACTATAACGAAGCCCGTTTCATATTGGATGAGATGTGGAAGAAAGACGGCACGGGCAATATATATAACCTTATCAATACCGAACACAAGCAAATTACTTTTGTGCCCGAGGGCAACAATTATAACTGGACTGATCCTTCGTACCATCTTCCTGCCTTCATGGAGGTATGGGCCATTTACGCCAAAGACGGGCATGAACAGTTTTACAGAGATTGTGCGGACACATCCCGTGCTTTCCTGAAAAGAACCTGCGACCCGGTAACGGGACTGAACCCCGATTATGCAGACTTCAGTGGGGCAGCACATTCTACTCCCTGGATGCCAGCAGCATTCCGCTATGATTCCTGGCGTGTACCCATGAATATAGCAATGGATTATTGCTGGTTTGGCAAAGACAAACAGTGGCAGGAAAGCTATGCCAAACGCCTGCAAGCCTTCCTGCGTTTGAAGGGAATAGACAGTTTTGAAGACCAGTTTAACCTTGACGGGTCCCGTCCCAATTTTATATTGCCGGCCGGTACCGTTACTAAATTAAGGCACTCAATAGGGCTAGTGGCAACAGTTGCCACCACTTCTCTTCTTAACAACGACAAAGGAAGTCTTGATTTTGTACACCAGTTATGGAATGCGAAACTGGAGCCTTATGATGATGGCTATTTTGATCCTTATTACGATGGCTTGCTATACCTGTTCAGTTTGTTGCACCTGAGCGGCAGGTATCAAATGATTCCTGCAAGCCTATAG
- a CDS encoding glycoside hydrolase family 2 TIM barrel-domain containing protein gives MKPGIDYPAEIENPELLGINKEPYHATLMPYGSLQEALAGKRQASSYSRSLNGKWKFNWVPSPEKRPVDFYKLNYDVSGWNDIPVPSNWEVHGYGTPFYRNLGYTIKKDYPNVMSEPDKNYTAYKERNPVGCYRRSFELPAAWKDRRMFLTFDGVDCAFFVWINGQQVGFSVNSRNAAEFDITKYVNAGANTIAVEVYQYSSGTWLEDQDMWRLHGIFRNVTIWSSPQVHMRDFFVKQDLDSNYKDAVVEVLTSVKNYGETAGKQQSIEAVLYDKEGNRVAAANVTGKALHAGEEEQLSIKFPVKDPAKWTAETPNLYTLVLTSSEGEIISTRVGFRKIEIKGRVFTVNGVPIKLKGVNRHEHWSDVGHAVTEQQMIRDLEVIKQGNCNHIRTSHYCDDPRWYELCDEWGIWLVAEANVECHGYDGRFDNEPTIKAAIIDRNIANIQNFKNHASVIIWSLGNECGWGATPNFVAAMNAVKALDPSRPIHYERFGTGKNNPADLDGRMYGTAEDYVRVIQNKESTKPFYICEFLHAMFNSMGSLADYSEAFDNNPEILGGAIWEFQDQALINDRNPDHRILAFGGGFGEVPNDHYFIHKGVISYDRAIEGNKVKPHYPEMKKAFQWIATELVDPLNGTLRIRNKYQFITLDDFEASWSITENGIEIKSGSLVLPRIEARRERIVHLPLKIEAVRPGAEYFLRISFKQKNNVLWAGKGFEVASEQFKLPIKILPPIVARVSMPPVKLNETGALVTIAGNGFSVVFNKTTGLMTQLVKRGTNLLAANGGPGICLSRAAHQTDDGWVNRTWDRFGIQSLKDSLLSFNMERLAGDVVKLTSIIMATGKEGFNTRHTAVYFIQGDGTVKVENKLQFSGWRVNLARIGVRFLFDKKLDQVQYFGRGPFENYADRKTAADVGLFELSVNQQYEYEKPMERGNHEEVRWVKLSGVTQPAVRIQADENLMQFSALPHTDEQMSPVEYKIDLPASKATVFCLSTKTLGVGSASCGPRPLDKYLVWSDDTTFTYTIDLTDK, from the coding sequence TTGAAACCAGGAATTGATTATCCGGCAGAAATTGAAAACCCGGAATTGCTCGGAATTAATAAAGAACCATACCATGCAACGTTAATGCCTTACGGTAGCCTGCAGGAGGCGCTGGCGGGAAAAAGACAGGCCTCCTCTTATAGCCGTAGCCTGAATGGAAAATGGAAGTTCAACTGGGTGCCTAGTCCCGAAAAAAGACCTGTGGATTTTTATAAGCTGAATTATGACGTTTCCGGTTGGAACGACATACCCGTGCCCTCTAACTGGGAAGTACATGGGTATGGGACGCCTTTTTACCGGAACCTGGGATATACAATTAAAAAAGATTATCCGAACGTCATGAGCGAACCCGATAAAAATTATACGGCCTATAAAGAACGGAATCCCGTAGGTTGTTACCGTCGTAGTTTTGAACTGCCTGCCGCCTGGAAAGACCGCCGCATGTTCCTGACATTCGATGGGGTCGATTGCGCTTTTTTTGTTTGGATAAATGGGCAACAGGTTGGCTTTAGTGTCAATAGCAGGAATGCAGCGGAATTTGATATTACAAAATATGTAAACGCAGGCGCCAATACCATAGCTGTAGAAGTTTACCAGTATAGCTCAGGCACATGGCTCGAAGATCAGGATATGTGGCGCTTGCATGGTATATTTCGCAACGTTACCATCTGGAGCAGCCCGCAGGTGCATATGCGTGATTTTTTTGTAAAACAGGATCTTGATAGCAATTATAAAGATGCAGTAGTGGAAGTCCTTACCAGCGTAAAAAACTATGGCGAAACGGCAGGTAAGCAACAATCCATAGAAGCCGTATTATATGATAAAGAAGGTAACAGGGTGGCCGCTGCTAACGTCACGGGAAAGGCATTGCATGCCGGCGAAGAAGAACAGCTTTCTATAAAGTTTCCGGTAAAAGATCCTGCAAAATGGACCGCAGAAACTCCCAACTTATATACGCTGGTATTAACCAGTTCTGAAGGAGAAATTATTTCAACCAGGGTAGGATTCAGAAAAATTGAGATCAAAGGACGGGTATTTACAGTCAACGGTGTGCCCATTAAACTAAAAGGAGTCAATCGCCACGAACATTGGTCCGATGTAGGCCATGCCGTTACGGAACAACAAATGATCCGCGACCTGGAAGTGATTAAACAAGGTAATTGCAATCATATACGTACCAGCCATTATTGCGACGATCCGCGTTGGTACGAACTATGCGATGAATGGGGTATCTGGCTCGTAGCAGAAGCAAATGTGGAATGTCATGGCTACGATGGACGGTTCGATAACGAACCTACTATAAAAGCAGCCATTATTGACCGGAACATCGCTAATATCCAAAATTTTAAAAATCATGCCTCCGTCATTATCTGGTCACTGGGTAATGAATGCGGCTGGGGCGCAACGCCTAATTTTGTGGCAGCCATGAATGCGGTTAAAGCGCTTGATCCCAGCCGGCCCATCCATTACGAACGGTTCGGAACAGGAAAGAATAATCCCGCCGATTTGGACGGAAGAATGTACGGCACGGCAGAAGACTATGTAAGGGTCATTCAGAATAAAGAATCGACAAAGCCTTTTTACATCTGCGAGTTTTTACATGCCATGTTTAATTCCATGGGGTCGCTGGCCGATTACTCTGAAGCGTTCGATAATAATCCTGAGATCCTGGGTGGCGCTATCTGGGAATTTCAGGACCAGGCTTTAATAAATGACCGCAATCCGGATCATCGCATTCTGGCCTTCGGAGGTGGCTTTGGTGAAGTGCCTAACGACCATTACTTTATTCATAAAGGCGTGATATCTTACGATCGTGCCATAGAAGGAAATAAAGTAAAGCCGCATTATCCCGAGATGAAAAAAGCATTTCAATGGATAGCAACTGAACTTGTTGATCCCTTAAACGGTACCCTCCGCATTAGGAATAAATACCAGTTCATTACACTCGATGATTTTGAAGCATCCTGGAGTATAACGGAAAATGGTATTGAAATTAAAAGTGGAAGTTTGGTATTGCCGCGTATTGAGGCCCGTCGGGAAAGAATCGTCCATCTTCCGTTGAAGATAGAAGCAGTTCGTCCCGGCGCGGAATACTTTTTGCGGATTTCCTTTAAGCAAAAGAACAACGTGTTGTGGGCAGGAAAAGGTTTTGAAGTAGCTTCGGAGCAATTTAAGTTGCCTATTAAAATACTGCCGCCAATAGTGGCACGAGTTTCTATGCCGCCGGTGAAACTAAATGAAACCGGTGCTTTGGTTACAATAGCAGGCAATGGTTTCTCTGTGGTATTTAATAAAACGACCGGCTTAATGACGCAGCTCGTAAAAAGAGGAACAAACCTGCTGGCTGCGAACGGCGGCCCCGGGATCTGCCTGTCACGCGCTGCCCATCAAACCGACGATGGCTGGGTGAACAGAACATGGGACAGGTTTGGTATACAATCATTAAAAGATTCTCTACTGAGTTTTAATATGGAACGGCTTGCTGGCGATGTGGTAAAGTTGACATCCATCATAATGGCTACCGGTAAAGAGGGCTTTAATACGCGTCATACTGCCGTATATTTTATACAGGGCGATGGCACGGTTAAAGTTGAAAATAAACTGCAGTTCTCTGGCTGGCGCGTAAACCTGGCGCGCATTGGTGTTAGATTCTTATTCGATAAAAAACTCGATCAGGTACAGTATTTCGGAAGGGGGCCTTTTGAAAACTACGCCGACCGTAAAACTGCCGCAGATGTGGGCCTGTTTGAGTTGAGTGTAAACCAGCAATACGAATACGAAAAACCAATGGAAAGAGGTAATCATGAAGAGGTCCGATGGGTAAAACTAAGCGGCGTTACACAACCTGCTGTGCGTATACAGGCCGACGAAAACCTGATGCAGTTCTCCGCATTGCCGCATACCGATGAACAAATGTCCCCGGTAGAATATAAAATAGATTTGCCGGCAAGCAAGGCAACCGTATTTTGTCTCTCAACAAAAACCTTGGGAGTAGGGTCCGCCAGTTGCGGACCTAGACCATTGGATAAGTATCTGGTATGGTCCGACGATACAACCTTTACTTATACAATTGATTTAACTGATAAATAG
- a CDS encoding transketolase family protein: MKKYTYTESKDTRSGFGAGLLEAGRKNENVVALCADLIGSLKMEAFIKEFPDRFTQVGIAEANMMGIAAGMTIGGSIPFTGTFANFSTGRVYDQIRQSIAYSGKNVKICASHAGLTLGEDGATHQILEDIGLMKMLPGMTVINPCDYNQTKAATEAIAEFNGPVYLRFGRPVVPIFTAPDQHFEIGKAWMVNEGADVSIFATGHLVWEAILAGEQLAEMGIDAEIINIHTIKPLDEEAILKSVAKTRCVVSAEEHNRLGGLGDSIAQLLITKDPVPMRYVAVNDSFGESGKPAELMKKYGLDAAHIVEAARSVLQAKQKQLANSPQLASL; this comes from the coding sequence ATGAAGAAATATACCTACACGGAATCGAAAGATACGCGTTCCGGCTTTGGCGCCGGCCTACTGGAAGCAGGCCGCAAAAATGAAAATGTTGTGGCGCTTTGTGCCGACCTGATCGGCTCTCTCAAAATGGAAGCATTTATTAAAGAATTCCCGGACCGGTTTACGCAAGTAGGGATAGCCGAGGCCAATATGATGGGAATAGCTGCGGGTATGACCATTGGGGGCAGTATCCCATTTACCGGCACCTTTGCCAACTTTTCTACGGGGCGTGTGTACGATCAGATCCGGCAAAGTATTGCTTACAGCGGAAAGAATGTAAAGATATGCGCTTCGCATGCCGGGCTTACATTGGGAGAAGACGGCGCCACACACCAGATACTGGAAGACATTGGCCTAATGAAAATGCTGCCTGGCATGACTGTTATCAATCCCTGCGATTACAATCAAACAAAAGCAGCAACAGAAGCGATTGCCGAGTTCAACGGACCGGTTTACCTTCGTTTCGGACGCCCGGTGGTGCCTATATTCACAGCTCCCGACCAGCATTTTGAAATAGGAAAAGCATGGATGGTTAACGAGGGGGCCGATGTAAGCATTTTTGCGACCGGTCACCTAGTATGGGAAGCTATTCTTGCAGGAGAACAGTTAGCTGAAATGGGGATCGATGCAGAGATCATCAACATACATACGATTAAACCGCTTGACGAAGAGGCTATACTTAAATCGGTAGCGAAAACCAGGTGTGTAGTAAGCGCAGAAGAGCATAACCGGCTTGGTGGATTAGGTGACAGCATTGCGCAATTACTGATCACCAAAGACCCAGTGCCTATGCGTTATGTAGCGGTAAATGATTCATTTGGCGAAAGCGGCAAACCAGCTGAACTCATGAAAAAATACGGTCTTGATGCAGCACATATTGTAGAAGCAGCCCGTTCCGTACTCCAGGCAAAACAAAAGCAACTGGCGAATTCACCACAGCTTGCTTCGCTCTAA